From one Streptomyces sp. R41 genomic stretch:
- a CDS encoding glycoside hydrolase family 26 protein, translating to MRARGRVRLIGAAAGAALLAPLAIWAWPKGDEPAPGPRTVPTDLRQRDPAATPAARRVYAMLAGLENRARLGRPGRTVIGQHVELHNERYNALYGDYKGTKQPGYYYRKVRDITGRLPGFVELDLGPGYDRPGWAVGESRSYSRSWPSCREYWGYADDVVDLALGVWAGLPRGADGSYHPSGTHTDCASGTEVTLPDNGGAPAGLVGVSFHQPYPGSTVKGFDATLRRHSPGAKDPGWFGRVVTPGSTEHRELLRDLDYLADHLGYLADHGVPVLLRPYHEMNTAPDRNGFWWAGQDPSAYRKLWRLTHDYLVDRRGLHNLIFVWAPNSWDGAYGRQPRAYYPGGRYVDVVGVDDYSDSPAEPFGDGAWTEVWYRGLEEYRKPRIVAESFHVPLNAARPDTLTRTPWVLWTVWGQALTFDNVSSPRGKNTATDVKQTYGSPKVITGGGRALESDVDWTSLHKP from the coding sequence GTGCGGGCGCGCGGGAGAGTCCGGCTGATCGGGGCCGCGGCCGGGGCGGCGCTGCTGGCTCCGCTCGCGATATGGGCCTGGCCGAAGGGCGACGAGCCGGCGCCCGGCCCCCGCACCGTCCCCACCGATCTGCGCCAGCGGGACCCGGCGGCGACCCCCGCGGCGCGCCGGGTCTACGCGATGCTGGCGGGCCTGGAGAACCGCGCGCGCCTGGGCCGCCCGGGCCGCACCGTGATCGGCCAGCACGTCGAGCTGCACAACGAGCGGTACAACGCGCTGTACGGCGACTACAAGGGCACCAAACAGCCGGGCTACTACTACCGCAAGGTGCGCGACATCACCGGACGGCTGCCCGGCTTCGTGGAGCTGGACCTCGGTCCCGGCTACGACCGGCCGGGCTGGGCGGTGGGCGAGTCCCGCTCGTACTCCCGCTCCTGGCCGAGCTGCCGTGAGTACTGGGGGTACGCCGACGACGTCGTGGACCTCGCGCTCGGCGTCTGGGCGGGCCTGCCCCGAGGGGCGGACGGCTCCTACCACCCCTCCGGCACGCACACGGACTGCGCCTCCGGCACCGAGGTCACCCTGCCGGACAACGGCGGCGCCCCGGCGGGCCTGGTCGGGGTCTCCTTCCACCAGCCGTACCCGGGCAGCACGGTGAAGGGCTTCGACGCGACGCTGCGCCGCCACTCCCCCGGGGCGAAGGACCCGGGCTGGTTCGGCCGGGTGGTCACCCCGGGCAGCACCGAACACCGGGAGCTGCTGCGCGACCTCGACTACCTCGCCGATCACCTGGGCTATCTCGCGGACCACGGGGTGCCGGTCCTGCTCCGCCCGTACCACGAGATGAACACGGCGCCCGACCGCAACGGCTTCTGGTGGGCGGGCCAGGACCCGTCCGCGTACCGGAAGCTCTGGCGGCTCACCCACGACTACCTCGTGGACCGCCGCGGACTGCACAACCTGATCTTCGTCTGGGCGCCCAACTCCTGGGACGGCGCCTACGGACGGCAGCCGCGGGCGTACTACCCGGGCGGCCGTTACGTCGACGTCGTGGGCGTCGACGACTACAGCGACTCCCCTGCCGAGCCGTTCGGCGACGGTGCCTGGACCGAGGTCTGGTACCGCGGCCTGGAGGAGTACCGCAAGCCCCGGATCGTGGCCGAGTCCTTCCATGTGCCGCTCAACGCGGCCCGGCCGGACACCCTGACCAGGACTCCGTGGGTGCTGTGGACGGTGTGGGGGCAGGCGCTGACGTTCGACAACGTGTCCTCGCCCCGGGGCAAGAACACCGCCACGGACGTGAAGCAGACCTACGGCTCACCAAAGGTCATCACCGGCGGTGGGAGGGCCCTTGAGTCGGATGTCGACTGGACATCACTGCACAAGCCCTAG
- a CDS encoding acyltransferase family protein produces MHRQPPTEHPGPDGHEQQPYGQQGYGQQGQPEAYGQQGQQQPYGQQGQQQAYGRQGRPGYDQQAYGQQYGRPPAPPQQYVGQLIPQHPGQPQAQPQQQYTPQIPRQPQADQPYGGHGTAVVQTPVAPAVSASDPEPAPKPARSEKPPADKASKPAPMRSRFEAVDGLRGIAILSVLLYHTNWFSNGLFGVDAFFVLSGFLTTLVLIREVQRTGRIRVGRFYRRRFKRLLPGLMVALALVVALSYLTSPLKESRAVSQQALGALFQVGNWAQIARGDSYWDHFGAIQPLSAMWSLSITEQFYVVWPLVLVAAFAVFRRRVLPVAVLAVLLFAASALVAPVLWRGGNHDTDFLYLATHTRAVAFMAGAAAAFVVYLVQRTAAESRRASEDGGDGGSGGGFVYHLASLTAIVSLAAVVYLSIKVSTYHEPWLYQGGLAVVALLIALTAACLSTDRGPLARALRLKPLMEIGQISYSMYLLHLPVYWVLLMAYPDMKPYALFLLGAGLTWLLSMVMHYSIEQYRVRDWRPMRAVPVFTVASLVIGLGSYYLPTYVADSMRPDGKPLVLTLGDSMAEDFATSLAQHGNGYAVIDGGQGGCGVMSPQAVRDRVGKVLTNWNSCIGWKNYWADQLENTQPDAVLVHVGWDAAEQKIGGRWLTSCDSAYRTRYLKQLTAAVAVVQKQAPNTKILLMNERRANGAIIEKWGDCFNDVISTYVKSAPAEVSLLNLDAFLCPDGECVQYNAKGKRLYPDGDGVHLTKVGMGYVTPWLEKSLATALKK; encoded by the coding sequence ATGCATCGTCAGCCGCCCACTGAACACCCGGGCCCTGACGGCCACGAACAGCAGCCCTACGGGCAGCAGGGGTACGGACAGCAGGGACAGCCGGAGGCGTACGGGCAGCAGGGGCAACAGCAGCCGTACGGGCAGCAAGGTCAGCAGCAGGCGTACGGCCGGCAGGGCCGCCCGGGGTACGACCAGCAGGCATACGGGCAGCAGTACGGCCGCCCGCCCGCGCCGCCCCAGCAGTACGTCGGGCAGCTGATCCCGCAGCATCCGGGGCAGCCCCAGGCCCAGCCGCAGCAGCAGTACACGCCCCAGATCCCCCGGCAGCCACAGGCGGACCAGCCGTACGGCGGCCACGGCACGGCGGTCGTCCAGACCCCTGTCGCACCGGCCGTATCCGCGTCGGATCCCGAGCCGGCGCCGAAGCCCGCCCGAAGCGAGAAGCCCCCGGCGGACAAGGCGTCGAAGCCCGCGCCCATGCGGTCCCGCTTCGAGGCCGTGGACGGCCTGCGCGGAATCGCCATCCTCTCCGTGCTGCTGTACCACACCAACTGGTTCAGCAACGGTCTGTTCGGCGTGGACGCCTTCTTCGTACTCTCCGGCTTCCTCACCACGCTCGTGCTGATCCGCGAGGTGCAGCGCACCGGCCGTATCCGCGTCGGGCGGTTCTACCGCCGCCGCTTCAAGCGCCTGCTGCCGGGCCTGATGGTGGCCCTGGCCCTGGTGGTGGCCCTCTCGTACCTCACGAGCCCGCTGAAGGAGTCCCGCGCGGTCTCGCAGCAGGCGCTCGGCGCCCTCTTCCAGGTGGGCAACTGGGCCCAGATCGCCCGCGGCGACTCCTACTGGGACCACTTCGGAGCCATCCAGCCGCTCTCCGCGATGTGGTCGCTGAGCATCACCGAGCAGTTCTACGTCGTGTGGCCGCTGGTCCTGGTCGCCGCCTTCGCGGTCTTCCGCCGCCGGGTGCTGCCGGTCGCCGTCCTCGCTGTGCTGCTCTTCGCCGCGTCGGCGCTGGTCGCACCCGTGCTGTGGCGCGGCGGCAACCACGACACCGACTTCCTGTACCTGGCCACCCACACCCGTGCGGTGGCCTTCATGGCGGGCGCGGCGGCCGCGTTCGTCGTGTACCTGGTGCAGCGCACGGCCGCGGAGAGCCGCCGCGCCTCCGAGGACGGTGGCGACGGCGGGTCCGGGGGCGGCTTCGTGTACCACCTCGCCTCGCTGACGGCGATCGTGTCCCTGGCCGCGGTGGTGTACCTCAGCATCAAGGTGAGCACCTACCACGAGCCCTGGCTCTACCAGGGCGGACTGGCCGTCGTCGCCCTCCTGATCGCGCTGACCGCCGCCTGCCTGAGCACGGACCGCGGCCCGCTGGCACGGGCCCTGCGCCTGAAGCCGCTGATGGAGATCGGCCAGATCTCGTACAGCATGTATCTGCTGCACCTGCCGGTGTACTGGGTGCTGCTCATGGCCTACCCGGACATGAAGCCGTACGCCCTGTTTCTGCTGGGTGCCGGGCTCACCTGGCTGCTGTCGATGGTCATGCACTACTCGATCGAGCAGTATCGGGTGCGCGACTGGCGCCCCATGCGGGCCGTCCCGGTGTTCACCGTGGCGTCCCTGGTCATCGGCCTCGGCTCGTACTACCTGCCCACCTACGTCGCCGACTCGATGCGCCCGGACGGCAAGCCGCTCGTCCTGACCCTGGGCGACTCGATGGCGGAGGACTTCGCAACCTCCCTGGCCCAGCACGGCAACGGCTACGCGGTCATCGACGGAGGCCAGGGCGGCTGTGGCGTCATGTCCCCGCAGGCGGTGCGCGACCGCGTCGGCAAGGTCCTGACGAACTGGAACTCCTGCATCGGCTGGAAGAACTACTGGGCCGACCAGTTGGAGAACACCCAGCCCGACGCCGTCCTCGTCCACGTCGGATGGGACGCCGCCGAGCAGAAGATCGGCGGCAGGTGGCTGACTTCCTGCGACTCGGCCTACCGCACCCGCTATCTGAAGCAGTTGACGGCGGCCGTCGCCGTGGTCCAGAAGCAGGCGCCGAACACCAAGATCCTGCTGATGAACGAGCGACGCGCCAACGGCGCCATCATCGAGAAGTGGGGCGATTGCTTCAACGACGTGATCTCCACGTACGTGAAGTCGGCCCCGGCCGAAGTCTCCCTGCTGAACCTCGACGCCTTCCTCTGCCCCGACGGCGAGTGCGTGCAGTACAACGCCAAGGGCAAGCGCCTCTACCCCGACGGTGACGGCGTGCATCTCACCAAGGTCGGCATGGGCTATGTCACCCCGTGGCTGGAGAAGTCATTGGCCACGGCCCTGAAGAAGTGA
- a CDS encoding glycosyltransferase family 2 protein, with product MPFLLPFVLLLFFGLYTYRPSSSPLSWALTVVWSLPVIGVMVGIQGALLIRRRVRQSDRMVPPAPVDQDFLIVLVPTIGRHDTYPALERSVLSYVEHLPEYFPYMRVDVLTEEGCEATQSIDRLAASNPLIRVVETPKAYVTANGTRFKARANNYAHELRIEEGEALDHVWVLHMDDDTGVGPDTAASLAQFINRQRRAHPDEAKHMAQGILTYPRENAVNLFTWLADAVRPADDIARFRALTGMGTPAAGVHGELLVLRASIEATIGWDFGPKAIVEDAQLALSFCRRYPGRSDWFNGRCYGASPATTKDFVKQRDRWAWGLVALCFNRTIPWRYRWFLSVCVATWILGPLQHIVAVLCIGLLVGDLNTSPVTQSVVILWALNFAYVIWTYWEGLRLNAIASASGRRKWWEPVVVIALIPVFSVLEGLGGFKGFLKFLRREENKFVVIAKPA from the coding sequence GTGCCGTTCCTCCTGCCTTTCGTGCTGCTGCTGTTCTTCGGGCTGTACACCTACCGCCCCAGCTCCTCTCCGCTGAGCTGGGCGCTCACCGTCGTCTGGTCGCTGCCGGTGATCGGTGTGATGGTGGGCATCCAGGGCGCCCTGCTCATCCGGCGCCGGGTGCGGCAGAGCGACCGTATGGTGCCGCCGGCCCCCGTCGACCAGGACTTCCTGATCGTCCTCGTACCGACGATCGGTCGGCACGACACCTACCCGGCGCTGGAGCGCTCGGTGCTCTCCTATGTCGAGCACCTGCCCGAGTACTTCCCCTACATGCGCGTCGACGTCCTCACCGAGGAGGGCTGCGAGGCCACCCAGTCGATCGACCGGCTCGCCGCCTCGAACCCGCTCATCCGCGTAGTGGAGACGCCCAAGGCGTACGTGACCGCCAACGGGACCCGCTTCAAGGCTCGCGCCAACAACTACGCGCATGAGCTGCGGATCGAGGAGGGCGAGGCCCTCGACCACGTGTGGGTGCTGCACATGGACGACGACACCGGCGTCGGCCCCGACACGGCGGCCTCGCTCGCCCAGTTCATCAACCGCCAGCGCCGCGCCCACCCCGACGAGGCCAAGCACATGGCCCAGGGCATCCTCACGTATCCCCGCGAGAACGCGGTCAACCTCTTCACCTGGCTCGCCGACGCGGTGCGACCCGCCGACGACATCGCCCGCTTCCGGGCGCTGACCGGCATGGGCACCCCGGCGGCCGGAGTCCACGGCGAACTGCTGGTGCTCCGCGCGTCCATCGAGGCCACCATCGGCTGGGATTTCGGGCCGAAGGCGATCGTCGAGGACGCCCAACTCGCCCTCAGCTTCTGCCGCCGCTACCCCGGCCGCAGCGACTGGTTCAACGGACGCTGCTACGGCGCCTCCCCGGCCACCACCAAGGACTTCGTCAAACAGCGCGACCGCTGGGCCTGGGGCCTGGTGGCGCTCTGCTTCAACCGCACCATTCCGTGGCGCTACCGCTGGTTCCTCTCCGTGTGCGTGGCCACCTGGATCCTCGGTCCGCTCCAGCACATCGTCGCGGTGCTCTGCATCGGACTGCTCGTCGGCGACCTCAACACCTCGCCCGTCACCCAGTCCGTCGTCATCCTGTGGGCCCTCAACTTCGCCTACGTCATCTGGACCTACTGGGAAGGGCTGCGCCTCAACGCCATCGCCTCGGCGAGCGGCCGGCGCAAGTGGTGGGAGCCGGTCGTCGTGATCGCCCTCATCCCCGTCTTCTCCGTACTGGAAGGGCTCGGAGGCTTCAAGGGCTTCCTGAAGTTCCTCCGGCGCGAGGAGAACAAGTTCGTCGTGATCGCCAAACCCGCCTGA
- the rpsM gene encoding 30S ribosomal protein S13, whose translation MARVSGVDIPREKRVEVALTYVFGIGRTLSQQTLAETGVNPNTRVRDLSEEELVKIREYVDANLKTEGDLRREIQGDIRRKIEIGCYQGIRHRRGLPVHGQRTSTNARTRKGPRRAIAGKKKPGKK comes from the coding sequence ATGGCACGCGTTTCCGGTGTTGACATCCCGCGCGAAAAGCGTGTGGAGGTCGCCCTCACCTACGTGTTCGGCATCGGCCGGACCCTTTCCCAGCAGACGCTGGCCGAGACCGGCGTGAACCCGAACACGCGCGTTCGTGACCTCTCCGAGGAGGAGCTGGTCAAGATCCGCGAGTACGTGGACGCCAATCTGAAGACCGAGGGTGACCTCCGTCGCGAGATCCAGGGCGACATCCGCCGCAAGATCGAGATCGGCTGCTACCAGGGTATTCGCCACCGCCGTGGCCTGCCCGTCCACGGTCAGCGCACCAGCACGAACGCCCGTACCCGCAAGGGCCCGCGTCGCGCCATCGCCGGTAAGAAGAAGCCGGGCAAGAAGTAG
- the rplQ gene encoding 50S ribosomal protein L17: MPKPTKGARLGGSAAHEKLLLANLAKSLFEHGRITTTEAKARRLRPYAERLVTKAKKGDLHNRRQVLSVITDKSIVHTLFTEIGPRYENRPGGYTRITKIGNRRGDNAPMAVIELVEALTVAQQATGEAEAATKRAAKDAEAPAAEAKTEAPAEVVEDAAPAAAEGDESKDA; the protein is encoded by the coding sequence ATGCCGAAGCCCACCAAGGGTGCCCGTCTGGGCGGCAGCGCCGCGCACGAGAAGCTGCTCCTCGCGAACCTCGCGAAGTCGCTCTTCGAGCACGGCCGCATCACCACCACCGAGGCGAAGGCCCGTCGCCTGCGCCCGTACGCGGAGCGTCTGGTCACCAAGGCGAAGAAGGGTGACCTTCACAACCGCCGTCAGGTGCTCTCGGTGATCACGGACAAGAGCATCGTGCACACGCTCTTCACCGAGATCGGCCCGCGCTACGAGAACCGCCCGGGTGGTTACACCCGTATCACCAAGATCGGTAACCGTCGTGGCGACAACGCGCCCATGGCTGTCATCGAGCTGGTGGAGGCCCTGACCGTGGCCCAGCAGGCCACCGGTGAGGCCGAGGCGGCGACCAAGCGTGCCGCCAAGGACGCCGAGGCTCCGGCCGCCGAGGCCAAGACCGAGGCTCCGGCCGAGGTTGTCGAGGACGCGGCTCCGGCTGCCGCCGAGGGCGACGAGTCCAAGGACGCCTGA
- the infA gene encoding translation initiation factor IF-1, giving the protein MAKKQGAIEIEGTVVESLPNAMFKVELQNGHQVLAHISGKMRMHYIRILPDDRVVVELSPYDLTRGRIVYRYK; this is encoded by the coding sequence GTGGCCAAGAAGCAAGGTGCCATCGAGATCGAAGGCACTGTCGTCGAGTCTCTTCCGAACGCCATGTTCAAGGTGGAGCTCCAGAACGGCCACCAGGTCCTGGCACACATCAGCGGCAAGATGCGTATGCACTACATCCGCATCCTCCCTGACGACCGGGTCGTGGTGGAGCTGTCTCCGTACGACCTGACGCGTGGCCGGATCGTCTACCGGTACAAGTAG
- a CDS encoding sugar phosphate nucleotidyltransferase produces MTEAILLVGGQGTRLRPLTSHIPKPLLPVAGVPFLTHQLARAAAAGITRIVFATSYLAELFAEEFGDGSRLGLELEYVTEEVALGTGGAIRNAAERLRSAPGEPVLVFNGDILSGLDVAALRDSHVASRADVTLHLQRVADPRAFGLVPTDAEGRVRAFLEKPQTPEEITTDQINAGCYVFTRSVIDRIPAGRNVSVERETFPELLASGAHVRGVVDDSYWLDLGTPAAFVQGSADLVRGRVTSPALPGPTGESLVLPGARVHPGAVLSGGTVVGPGAEVGAGAVVDGSVLLTGARVAARASLSASVVGRHAVIGEDSVLDAVVVGDGARVAEGNELPPGLRIACGAFLPAHGVRTSASPAPCTAQAVAHSGVPHASSAAH; encoded by the coding sequence ATGACTGAAGCGATCCTTCTCGTCGGCGGTCAGGGCACCCGGCTTCGGCCCCTGACCAGCCACATTCCCAAGCCGCTGCTGCCCGTGGCCGGAGTACCGTTCCTCACGCACCAGCTGGCGCGGGCCGCGGCCGCGGGGATCACCCGGATCGTTTTCGCGACCTCCTACCTCGCCGAGCTGTTCGCGGAGGAGTTCGGCGACGGCTCCCGCCTCGGACTGGAACTCGAGTACGTCACCGAAGAGGTGGCCCTCGGCACCGGCGGAGCCATCCGCAACGCGGCCGAGCGACTGCGCAGCGCCCCCGGCGAACCGGTGCTGGTCTTCAACGGCGACATCCTCTCCGGCTTGGATGTCGCCGCGCTGCGCGACAGCCATGTCGCCTCGCGGGCCGATGTCACCCTGCACCTCCAGCGCGTGGCCGACCCGCGCGCCTTCGGCCTGGTGCCCACCGACGCCGAAGGACGCGTCCGGGCCTTCCTGGAGAAGCCCCAGACGCCCGAGGAGATCACCACCGACCAGATCAACGCGGGTTGCTATGTCTTCACCCGTTCGGTGATCGACCGGATCCCGGCCGGCCGGAACGTCTCCGTGGAACGCGAGACCTTCCCCGAGCTGCTCGCCTCGGGCGCCCATGTGCGCGGAGTCGTCGACGACAGCTACTGGCTCGACCTGGGCACCCCGGCCGCGTTCGTCCAGGGCTCGGCGGACCTCGTGCGCGGCCGGGTCACCTCCCCTGCGCTGCCCGGCCCGACCGGCGAGTCCCTCGTCCTGCCGGGCGCCCGGGTGCACCCCGGCGCCGTGCTCAGCGGGGGCACCGTGGTCGGCCCCGGCGCCGAGGTCGGCGCGGGAGCGGTGGTCGACGGCAGCGTGCTGCTGACCGGTGCCCGGGTCGCCGCCCGCGCCAGCCTGTCCGCGTCCGTGGTCGGACGCCACGCCGTGATCGGCGAGGACAGCGTCCTGGACGCGGTGGTCGTCGGCGACGGCGCCCGGGTGGCCGAGGGCAACGAACTCCCGCCGGGTCTGCGCATCGCCTGCGGGGCCTTCCTGCCCGCCCACGGCGTCCGCACCTCCGCATCCCCCGCTCCCTGCACCGCGCAGGCCGTCGCTCACTCTGGAGTACCCCATGCATCGTCAGCCGCCCACTGA
- the rpsK gene encoding 30S ribosomal protein S11, which yields MPPKGRQGAAKKVRRKEKKNVAHGHAHIKSTFNNTIVSITDPSGNVISWASAGHVGFKGSRKSTPFAAQMAAESAARRAQEHGMRKVDVFVKGPGSGRETAIRSLQATGLEVGSIQDVTPTPHNGCRPPKRRRV from the coding sequence ATGCCCCCCAAGGGTCGTCAGGGCGCTGCCAAGAAGGTGCGCCGCAAGGAAAAGAAGAACGTCGCTCACGGGCACGCTCACATCAAGAGCACGTTCAACAACACGATCGTCTCGATCACGGACCCCTCGGGCAACGTGATCTCCTGGGCCTCCGCCGGCCACGTCGGCTTCAAGGGCTCGCGCAAGTCCACCCCCTTCGCCGCGCAGATGGCCGCCGAGTCGGCCGCCCGCCGCGCGCAGGAGCACGGCATGCGCAAGGTTGACGTCTTCGTGAAGGGCCCGGGCTCCGGTCGCGAGACCGCGATCCGCTCCCTCCAGGCCACTGGCCTCGAGGTCGGCTCCATCCAGGACGTCACCCCCACCCCGCACAACGGCTGCCGTCCGCCCAAGCGCCGCCGCGTCTGA
- the truA gene encoding tRNA pseudouridine(38-40) synthase TruA, producing MSDEVQPGFVRVRLDLSYDGTQFSGWAKQAGGQRTVQGEIEDALRTVTRSKDTTYELTVAGRTDAGVHARGQVAHVDLPVELWAEHQEKLLKRLAGRLSKDVRVWSLTEAPEGFNARFSAIWRRYAYRVTDNPGGVDPLLRNHVLWHDWPLDVDAMNEAAQRLVGEHDFAAYCKRREGATTIRMLQELSLVRGDDGIITATVRADAFCHNMVRSLIGALLFVGDGHRGPDWPGKVLAAGIRDSAVHVVRPHGLTLEEVGYPADELLAARNKEARNRRTLTGGGCC from the coding sequence GTGAGTGACGAAGTACAGCCCGGTTTTGTACGGGTGCGGCTGGACCTTTCCTACGACGGGACCCAGTTCTCCGGGTGGGCCAAGCAGGCCGGTGGGCAGCGGACCGTGCAGGGGGAGATCGAGGACGCCCTGCGGACGGTCACGCGGTCGAAGGACACCACGTATGAGCTGACCGTGGCCGGGCGGACCGATGCCGGGGTGCATGCTCGGGGGCAGGTGGCGCATGTCGATCTGCCGGTCGAGCTGTGGGCCGAGCATCAGGAGAAGCTGCTGAAGCGGCTGGCCGGGCGGCTGTCGAAGGACGTGCGGGTGTGGTCGCTCACCGAGGCACCCGAAGGGTTCAACGCGCGGTTCTCGGCGATCTGGCGGCGGTACGCCTACCGCGTCACCGACAACCCCGGCGGTGTGGATCCGCTGCTGCGCAATCATGTCCTGTGGCACGACTGGCCGTTGGACGTCGATGCCATGAACGAGGCCGCTCAACGGCTGGTCGGGGAGCACGACTTCGCCGCCTACTGCAAGAGGCGTGAGGGCGCGACGACCATTCGTATGCTCCAGGAGCTGAGCCTGGTGCGCGGTGACGACGGGATCATCACCGCCACCGTCCGCGCCGACGCCTTCTGCCACAACATGGTGCGTTCGCTGATCGGGGCGTTGCTGTTCGTGGGGGACGGGCATCGCGGGCCGGACTGGCCCGGGAAGGTGCTGGCCGCCGGGATACGCGACTCCGCCGTGCATGTCGTACGGCCGCACGGACTGACCCTGGAGGAAGTCGGGTACCCCGCCGACGAGTTGCTGGCCGCGCGCAACAAGGAGGCGCGGAACAGGCGGACGCTGACCGGGGGCGGCTGCTGCTGA
- a CDS encoding DNA-directed RNA polymerase subunit alpha, with the protein MLIAQRPSLTEEVVDEFRSRFVIEPLEPGFGYTLGNSLRRTLLSSIPGAAVTSIRIDGVLHEFTTVPGVKEDVTDLILNIKQLVVSSEHDEPVVMYLRKQGPGLVTAADIAPPAGVEVHNPDLVLATLNGKGKLEMELTVERGRGYVSAVQNKQVGQEIGRIPVDSIYSPVLKVTYKVEATRVEQRTDFDKLIVDVETKQAMRPRDAMASAGKTLVELFGLARELNIDAEGIDMGPSPTDAALAADLALPIEELELTVRSYNCLKREGIHSVGELVARSEADLLDIRNFGAKSIDEVKAKLAGMGLALKDSPPGFDPTAAADAFGADDDADAGFVETEQY; encoded by the coding sequence ATGCTGATCGCTCAGCGTCCCTCGTTGACCGAAGAGGTCGTCGACGAGTTCCGCTCCCGGTTCGTGATCGAGCCGCTGGAGCCGGGCTTCGGTTACACCCTCGGCAACTCCCTGCGTCGTACGCTCCTCTCCTCGATCCCGGGTGCGGCGGTCACGTCCATCCGCATCGACGGCGTTCTGCACGAGTTCACCACCGTGCCGGGCGTCAAGGAGGACGTCACCGACCTGATCCTCAACATCAAGCAGCTGGTCGTCTCCTCGGAGCACGACGAGCCTGTCGTGATGTACCTGCGCAAGCAGGGCCCGGGCCTGGTCACCGCCGCCGACATCGCGCCCCCGGCCGGTGTCGAGGTGCACAACCCCGACCTCGTCCTCGCCACGCTCAACGGCAAGGGCAAGCTGGAGATGGAGCTGACCGTCGAGCGCGGTCGCGGCTATGTCTCCGCCGTTCAGAACAAGCAGGTCGGTCAGGAGATCGGGCGCATCCCGGTCGACTCGATCTACTCGCCGGTGCTGAAGGTCACGTACAAGGTCGAGGCGACCCGTGTCGAGCAGCGCACCGACTTCGACAAGCTGATCGTCGACGTCGAGACCAAGCAGGCCATGCGTCCGCGGGATGCCATGGCGTCGGCCGGTAAGACCCTGGTCGAGCTGTTCGGTCTGGCCCGCGAGCTCAACATCGACGCCGAGGGCATCGACATGGGCCCGTCCCCCACGGACGCCGCCCTTGCCGCCGACCTCGCGCTGCCGATCGAGGAGCTGGAGCTCACGGTCCGCTCCTACAACTGCCTCAAGCGTGAGGGCATCCACTCCGTGGGTGAGCTCGTCGCCCGCTCCGAGGCCGACCTCCTGGACATCCGCAACTTCGGTGCGAAGTCCATCGACGAGGTCAAGGCGAAGCTGGCCGGCATGGGCCTGGCCCTCAAGGACAGCCCGCCCGGATTCGACCCGACCGCCGCGGCCGACGCCTTTGGCGCCGACGACGACGCGGACGCCGGGTTCGTGGAGACCGAGCAGTACTAA
- the map gene encoding type I methionyl aminopeptidase, protein MVQIKTPEQIAKMREAGLVVAAIHAATREAAVPGATTKDLDEVARKVLAEHGAKSNFLGYGGFPATICTSANAVVVHGIPSDEVVLKDGDIISIDCGAIVDGWHGDAAYTAFVGSGHAPELIELSRVTEESMWAGIAAMKQGNRLVDVSRAIETYIRRQPRPGGGRYGIIEDYGGHGIGTEMHMDPHLLNYVERKRGKGPKLVPGFCLAIEPMVSLGTPKTEVLEDDWTVITTDGTWSSHWEHSIALTEQGPLVLTAPDGGRAKLAEYGITAAPDPLAH, encoded by the coding sequence ATGGTGCAGATCAAGACCCCCGAGCAGATCGCCAAGATGCGCGAGGCGGGGCTGGTCGTCGCCGCCATTCATGCGGCCACGCGTGAGGCGGCCGTACCCGGGGCCACGACCAAGGATCTCGACGAGGTCGCCCGCAAGGTGCTCGCCGAGCACGGGGCGAAGTCGAACTTCCTGGGGTACGGCGGTTTCCCGGCGACCATCTGCACCTCGGCCAACGCGGTCGTCGTCCATGGCATCCCGAGCGACGAGGTCGTCCTGAAGGACGGCGACATCATCTCCATCGACTGCGGCGCCATCGTGGACGGCTGGCACGGGGACGCGGCGTACACGGCGTTCGTGGGCTCCGGGCACGCTCCGGAGCTGATCGAGCTCTCCCGGGTGACCGAGGAGTCGATGTGGGCCGGCATCGCGGCGATGAAGCAGGGCAACCGGCTCGTCGACGTCTCCCGTGCCATCGAGACGTACATCCGCCGTCAGCCGAGGCCCGGCGGCGGGCGCTACGGGATCATCGAGGACTACGGCGGCCACGGCATCGGCACCGAGATGCACATGGACCCGCACCTGCTGAACTACGTCGAGCGCAAGCGCGGCAAGGGCCCCAAGCTGGTCCCCGGCTTCTGCCTCGCCATCGAGCCGATGGTGTCTTTGGGCACACCGAAGACCGAGGTCCTCGAGGACGACTGGACGGTCATCACGACCGACGGCACCTGGTCCTCCCACTGGGAGCACTCGATCGCGCTGACCGAACAGGGCCCGCTGGTGCTGACGGCTCCGGACGGCGGCAGGGCGAAGCTCGCCGAGTACGGGATCACCGCGGCCCCGGATCCCCTGGCCCACTGA
- the rpmJ gene encoding 50S ribosomal protein L36, whose protein sequence is MKVKPSVKKICDKCRVIRRHGRVMVICENPRHKQRQG, encoded by the coding sequence ATGAAGGTCAAGCCGAGCGTCAAGAAGATCTGCGACAAGTGCAGGGTGATCCGCCGTCACGGCCGGGTCATGGTCATCTGCGAAAACCCGCGCCACAAGCAGCGCCAGGGCTGA